TGCTCATTATCCAGGGACTCCGGGACCGCTATGAAGAACACCATGGCGTCGAAATTTCAGAAGATGCCATCGTCGAAGCGGTAAAACTGTCCGACCGATACATCACCGATCGGTTCCTCCCGGATAAAGCGATCGATTTGATCGACGAAACCGGTTCGCGCGCCAAACTCCAGACCTATGCCTTGCCATCTGAGTTGAAGGCGATGGAGCAGGAGCTCAAGAAGGTCTCGCGGGATAAAGAGCTCGCGATCTCGATGCAGAACTTCGAAGAAGCCGTACGCCACCGCGAAGAAGAAGAGCGGTTGCGAAAGTTGCTCGACGAATCCAAGCGTGAATGGAAAAAGAGCCAGGAAAAGAATAAGCCGACCATCGGCAAAGAAGACGTGGCCTACGTCGTCTCGAAGATGACCGGCATCCCGCTCTTTAAATTGGAAGAAGAAGAGTCGAACAAGCTGCTGCACATGGAGGACTTCCTCCACAAGCGGGTCATCGGTCAAAATGAAGCGATTTCCGCCGTGTCGCGCGCCATTCGCCGCTCGCGGGCCGGCTTGAAAGATGCGAAGAAGCCCATCGGCTCGTTCATTTTCATGGGTCCTACCGGCGTCGGTAAAACCGAGTTGGCCAGGACTGTGGCAGAGTTCTTATTCAACAGTGAAGATGCCTTGATTCGCGTCGATATGTCCGAATACCAGGAGAAATTCACTAGCTCGCGTCTCTTTGGAGCCCCTCCGGGCTATGTCGGCTATGAAGAAGGCGGCCAGTTGACCGAGAAGGTCCGCCGTCGGCCATATTCCGTCGTGCTCTTCGATGAAATCGAGAAGGCTCACCCGGACGTGTTCAACGTGTTGCTCCAAGTTCTGGACGACGGCGTCTTAACCGACAGCCTCGGCCGTAAAGTGGACTTCAAGAACACCGTCATCATCATGACCTCGAACATCGGGACCAAGATGATTCAGAAGGGTGTGTCGCTCGGCTTCCAGAGCACGGAAGGGGAGCAGGCGAGGAGAAAGAAGGAAGAAGTGATGGGCGAATTGCGCCGTTCCTTCAGTCCTGAATTCCTGAACCGGATCGACGAAGTCGTGATCTTCCATCAGCTGGAGAAGGAACAGCTCTACACCATTCTTGATATCCTGGTCCGTGAGCTGAACTCACGCCTTGTGGAAAAGGGTGTCGAGATCGAACTGGACGACGAAGTCAAACAATGGCTGATCAAAGAAGGATATGAGCCATTGTATGGGGCCCGCCCGATGCGCCGGACCATTCAGCGCGCCATCGGCGATCCGCTCTCCGATGACCTCATCAGAGGACGGTTCAAGGATAGCCGCAAGATCAAGGTTGTGCTTCGCGACGGAGCCCCAACCTTCATCGAGCAAGAGACGCTGGCGAGCGTATAACCCGTCCAGAGGAATACGCTCGCACGACAGACAGGAATTGATTCAGCATGTACCCCCTGCGGTCAATGACCGCAGGGGGTACATGCTTTTCAGCGACAGAGTGTGGTAACTCTACAGCGTCATGCCGATAAGTCCATCCGCCGCACCTCAACAATCCACAGCCTGGATCCCATGCCCGATACTGGGGATTGAATCATCCTGCGATGAAACGTCGGCTGCAATTCTGGATCGCGACGGGACCGTCCTCTCAAATATCGTATCGTCACAAGACTCGGTGCATCGCCAATTCGGCGGCGTAGTTCCTGAGCTGGCCGCACGCGCCCATCTGAGTACTATTGACCGGGTTGTCCAGGCCGCACTGCTCGAAGCACATCTATCCAAGCAGGACCTTGGGGCCATCGCCGTCACACAAGGCCCTGGCCTGGCCGGCGCACTCCTGGTCGGGCTCAATTACGCCAAAGGATTAGCCTATGGCTTATCTCTCCCGCTGATCGGCGTCAATCATCTGGAAGGTCATATCGCCTCTGCCTGGTTGGCAGATCCCACCTTCCCGTTCCCATGCATTGTCCTTGTCGTATCCGGGGGACATACCCATTTATTCAGACGAGAAGCCGACGGTCAAACTGTCCTATTAGGCCGTACGAGAGACGATGCCGCCGGTGAAGCGTTTGATAAGGGCGCACAGATGCTCGGCCTGGACTATCCTGGCGGGCCCGCGATTGATCGACTGGCTCGCCAAGGCAACCCCAAGACCATTCGCTTCCCCTTGTCTCGTTTACAGAAGAGCAGTTTGGAGTTCAGCTTCAGCGGGCTGAAAACTTCATTGCTGTATCGGCTTCGCGATATGGACGCAGCTGCACGCGCGGCCCAGGCCGCAGACCTGGCAGCGGGCTACCAAGAAGCGATCGTGCGCGTCCTCGTCGATCGAGCCTTTGTGGCAGTGCGGTCATCCGGCGTGAGGGCCTTGGCGGTCGTCGGAGGGGTTTCTGCTAACTCACGCCTCCGCGCGTTGCTCACCGCCAGAGCCCAGGCAGAAGAGATCAGACTCGCGTTACCTCCGATGGCCTACTGTACCGACAACGCCGCGATGATTGCCTCTGCCGGGAGACAATCGCTCCTCAGCGGACAACGCCCCGTCGCCGATCTTGAGATTCTTCCATCATTGCGGCCGGGCGCCTATGCCAGTCCTGCAGCCGTCCTCACACGTTAACCAAGAGGCCGCTTATTCCTGACATACAGGGCAAAACCCTCGGGCTTCGTGCCAGCCAACTCGCCGCGATCGAGCATCTCTACCGGCGACGGAATGCGGTCGATGAGGTCCTTTCACTTGAGCTGGCAACCGAGCTCTCGACGCTCTCGGCTGAATACCGACGACCGATCTCGCTGTTGCTCACCAGGCGCGGTGTCGTGCAGGAAATTATCGTGGGGACCGATATGGTGCTGTCGCCCATCACTCTGTCAAAATTTCGCGCAGGCCCTCGTTCACTACGAGGCCTTCGTCTGATTCGAACACAACTGCAAGACCGGCCCTTGAGCCAGGAAGATCTGACCGATCTCGGCTACCTGCGCCTCGACCTGATCGGCCTCCTCTCGGTGTCACAAAACGGCACCCCTGGCACACTCTATCTCGCGCACCTCCTGCCACTGAATGTCACCGGCCAGCTCTGTGAAGTTCTCAAACCAACGCCGCTACAGGAATGCCCCGTCGTCTTCGACCAATTTATCAAAAACCTTGAAACCGACTTGCAGGGAGCACTCAAGCATCACGCCGTGACGAGCGGGAGTGAGTCCGCCATACTGGTCAGTGCGTCGTCACTGGGCCGCGCCGAGCAGGAAGAACGGCTTGCCGAGCTCGCAGACCTTGCCGCCTCTGTCGGCGTCACCGTGATTGATAAGATTGCGCAGCGAATTGGAGACGGCCATCAGCGCTACCTATTAGGGAGTGGAAAACTGAAAGAAGTACTGATACAAACCCTGCATAAGGGCGCGGATATGATCATCTTTGATCAAACTCTCACGCCAGCTCAAGCACGGGCGATTGCCGAGATGACCGACATCAAAATCATCGATCGGACCCAATTGATCCTCGACATTTTTGCGCGTCGGGCCCATAGCCGGGAAGGCAAGGTCCAGGTAGAACTGGCACAATTGCGCTATCTGCTACCACGTCTCTCCGGACAAGGCACCCAGCTGTCGCGTCTCGGCGGAGGGATCGGAACCAGAGGACCGGGGGAAACGAAACTGGAAACCGATCGTCGAAAGATCCGCGATCGGATTACCCACCTGGAGCGCGAGATCGAACAATTCTCCAAACATCAGGGTCAACGCCGCGCGCGCCGGGAACGCCAGGGACTTCCAGTCCTCTCCTTCGTCGGCTACACCAACGCCGGGAAATCCACACTCCTCAACATTCTTACAGAGAGTCACGTCTCGGCGGAAAACCGCCTCTTTGAGACCCTAGATACCACCAGCCGACGGCTGCGGTTCCCGCAGGATCGGGAAGTCATTGTGACCGACACCGTCGGGTTTATCCGCGATCTTCCCAAAGAATTGGTCGGAGCATTCCGGACGACGCTGGAAGAGTTGCGCGAAGCCGATTTGCTCCTGCATGTCGTCGATGCCAGCGCACCCGACATTGATGTTCAGATGAAAGCCGTCCTGGATATCCTCGAAGAATTAGCTCTCGACAAAATCCCGCAAGTCCTGATCTTCAATAAGTGCGATCAGCTCCCCCCAGCTCAGGCCGAAGCCTTGTGCCGTCGCTATGACGCGATCGGCATCTGCGCCTTGAACGCCTCCACACTACAGCCGCTGATTGACCACCTGGCGACGCGGATCCACACCATGACCAGCACGCAGGAACCGGACATTCCTCTACAGCCGGCTCCGGATCCTGCACTTGCATCTCCGATTTAACCGGGGCAGAATTGCGCCACTTTCAATGAACGCTCACTCGCGCCGCCAACCATCAGTCACAGCAAAGCCAGCCACGCTGGCACGGCTGCTGCTCAAGCACCAGCCGAAGGCCGAAATGGAATTGACCCACCAGTCTCCCTGGGAATTGCTGGTCGCCACGATCCTCTCTGCGCAATGTACCGACCAACGGGTCAATCAGGTTACGCCGGCGTTGTTCAAACGATTCCGTCGCCCGCAGGACTTTGCATCAGCCGCTCCGCTCGAACTCGAAACCCTCATCAAATCGACCGGGTTCTATAAGAATAAAGCCAAGCACTTGATCGGATGCGGCAAAGCCGTCACGGAACGATTCGGCGGGACGGTTCCGCAGCGCATGGAAGAATTGACGACCATCCCGGGGGTCGGCCGCAAGACCGCCAACGTGATCCTCGGAACCGCCTTCGGGCAACCGGCGATCGTCGTCGACACCCATGTCAAACGCGTGGCCAATCGACTGGGACTAACCACTTCTGACAATCCCGAGCGCATCGAACAAGATTTGCAACGACAATTCCCAGAAGCTCAATGGACCGCCATTTCACAGCGCCTCCTCCTACACGGACGCTATATCTGTCTGGCGCGCAAACCCCTCTGCAATTCATGCCCGCTCTACGCGGAATGTCACTGGAAAGGAAAGCTCCCGCAATGATTACCAGTATGACCGGATTCGGACGACGACAAGGAGCCTGGCAGGACGGGCAGATCACAGCGGAAATTCGATCGGTCAATCACCGCTTTCTCGAAACCGGCCTGCGACTGCCCAAGACCATGAGTGCGCGTGAAGAGCACATCAAGAAAGCCATTCAGGAACATTGCCGCCGCGGACGCGTAGACCTCACCGTCCTCGTGCAAGGCGGGCGGGGAGGATCACGTTCGCTCCAACTTGACGCTGATCTGGCGAAACAGTACCATCAGGCTCTCAGAAATCTCCAAAAGACGCTCAAGCTCAAAGGATCGATCGATGTCGGGCTCCTGGCAGGATTTCGTGATGTTATTACGATTTCCGACCAGCCGGCCGATGACCCGAAGCTCGCTGCACTCATTGAAAAACTGGTAGGCCAGGCGATTCAAGACCTGGTGAAGATGAGAAAGAAGGAGGGGACACTCCTCGCGGCGGATATTCGTGCTCGCATTGAGACCCTGCGCGGACTGAAGGCTCAAGTAGCCGCCAAAGCCCCGTCAGTGGCCCAGGATTCTTTTGATCGAATGAAAATCCGGCTTGAAAGGCTGCTGTCATCTGAGATTCCGGATGTGCCGAAATTGCATCAAGAGCTGGCCCTCTTTGCCGATCGCAGCGACATCACAGAAGAATTGGTCAGACTCGATGCACATATGATACAGTTCGACCATACACTTCAGAGTTCGGAGTCCGTGGGAAAAACGTTGGACTTTCT
This is a stretch of genomic DNA from Nitrospira lenta. It encodes these proteins:
- a CDS encoding ATP-dependent Clp protease ATP-binding subunit; this encodes MFERFTDKGRKIIILAREEAERHQNDYLGTEHLVLAILRESDGIALMILKKMGLSTEQIRLEIERNLPGGGTTMTFGEIPFSPRVKKVIEYGVEEARLLGHNHIGSEHLLLGLLREEEGIGGKILRSLGANLLTARQLTVTFLRKSAPRERDRKSNTPALDEFGRDLTQMAQEGLLDPVIGRADEIERVLQILSRRTKNNPVLIGESGVGKTAIVEGLAQRIIQSEVPDNLLSRRVIALDLGSLVAGTKYRGQFEERLKVVMKEIVQAGNIIIFIDELHTLVGAGAAEGSIDASNMLKPALSRGEIQCIGATTLDEYRKHIEKDGALKRRFQPIHVQPPSMDEAVLIIQGLRDRYEEHHGVEISEDAIVEAVKLSDRYITDRFLPDKAIDLIDETGSRAKLQTYALPSELKAMEQELKKVSRDKELAISMQNFEEAVRHREEEERLRKLLDESKREWKKSQEKNKPTIGKEDVAYVVSKMTGIPLFKLEEEESNKLLHMEDFLHKRVIGQNEAISAVSRAIRRSRAGLKDAKKPIGSFIFMGPTGVGKTELARTVAEFLFNSEDALIRVDMSEYQEKFTSSRLFGAPPGYVGYEEGGQLTEKVRRRPYSVVLFDEIEKAHPDVFNVLLQVLDDGVLTDSLGRKVDFKNTVIIMTSNIGTKMIQKGVSLGFQSTEGEQARRKKEEVMGELRRSFSPEFLNRIDEVVIFHQLEKEQLYTILDILVRELNSRLVEKGVEIELDDEVKQWLIKEGYEPLYGARPMRRTIQRAIGDPLSDDLIRGRFKDSRKIKVVLRDGAPTFIEQETLASV
- the tsaD gene encoding tRNA (adenosine(37)-N6)-threonylcarbamoyltransferase complex transferase subunit TsaD; protein product: MPISPSAAPQQSTAWIPCPILGIESSCDETSAAILDRDGTVLSNIVSSQDSVHRQFGGVVPELAARAHLSTIDRVVQAALLEAHLSKQDLGAIAVTQGPGLAGALLVGLNYAKGLAYGLSLPLIGVNHLEGHIASAWLADPTFPFPCIVLVVSGGHTHLFRREADGQTVLLGRTRDDAAGEAFDKGAQMLGLDYPGGPAIDRLARQGNPKTIRFPLSRLQKSSLEFSFSGLKTSLLYRLRDMDAAARAAQAADLAAGYQEAIVRVLVDRAFVAVRSSGVRALAVVGGVSANSRLRALLTARAQAEEIRLALPPMAYCTDNAAMIASAGRQSLLSGQRPVADLEILPSLRPGAYASPAAVLTR
- the hflX gene encoding GTPase HflX → MQEIIVGTDMVLSPITLSKFRAGPRSLRGLRLIRTQLQDRPLSQEDLTDLGYLRLDLIGLLSVSQNGTPGTLYLAHLLPLNVTGQLCEVLKPTPLQECPVVFDQFIKNLETDLQGALKHHAVTSGSESAILVSASSLGRAEQEERLAELADLAASVGVTVIDKIAQRIGDGHQRYLLGSGKLKEVLIQTLHKGADMIIFDQTLTPAQARAIAEMTDIKIIDRTQLILDIFARRAHSREGKVQVELAQLRYLLPRLSGQGTQLSRLGGGIGTRGPGETKLETDRRKIRDRITHLEREIEQFSKHQGQRRARRERQGLPVLSFVGYTNAGKSTLLNILTESHVSAENRLFETLDTTSRRLRFPQDREVIVTDTVGFIRDLPKELVGAFRTTLEELREADLLLHVVDASAPDIDVQMKAVLDILEELALDKIPQVLIFNKCDQLPPAQAEALCRRYDAIGICALNASTLQPLIDHLATRIHTMTSTQEPDIPLQPAPDPALASPI
- the nth gene encoding endonuclease III, yielding MNAHSRRQPSVTAKPATLARLLLKHQPKAEMELTHQSPWELLVATILSAQCTDQRVNQVTPALFKRFRRPQDFASAAPLELETLIKSTGFYKNKAKHLIGCGKAVTERFGGTVPQRMEELTTIPGVGRKTANVILGTAFGQPAIVVDTHVKRVANRLGLTTSDNPERIEQDLQRQFPEAQWTAISQRLLLHGRYICLARKPLCNSCPLYAECHWKGKLPQ
- a CDS encoding YicC/YloC family endoribonuclease yields the protein MITSMTGFGRRQGAWQDGQITAEIRSVNHRFLETGLRLPKTMSAREEHIKKAIQEHCRRGRVDLTVLVQGGRGGSRSLQLDADLAKQYHQALRNLQKTLKLKGSIDVGLLAGFRDVITISDQPADDPKLAALIEKLVGQAIQDLVKMRKKEGTLLAADIRARIETLRGLKAQVAAKAPSVAQDSFDRMKIRLERLLSSEIPDVPKLHQELALFADRSDITEELVRLDAHMIQFDHTLQSSESVGKTLDFLLQEMGREVNTIGSKANDATITASVVQMKAELERIREQIQNVE